Proteins encoded by one window of Anopheles maculipalpis chromosome 2RL, idAnoMacuDA_375_x, whole genome shotgun sequence:
- the LOC126558614 gene encoding RRP15-like protein has product MMKPALKKKLHSLPAPESDSDSLEDDDVSGDDGEEFLSDEEYPMSEDELDDTDGEGDDGVPGDGAYQSGETTKWAKAMAKFLRKAPDANILSKVTTDEQKERQKKQTKEYEFDVVSAEGTVEKEADATKSDTEEKPTNLKLAQELLRQRAALKKLRQKDILGLRVRPSIHDHERERTLRKVATKGTVQLFNAVRQQQKEVNRRLEEAGKLEYKRDKVLKSLNRKEFLDVLMSGPRAKSELVDNLVKKEEDEDEDGIKSEVDSEDEPKSTWGALRADFLTGKKSGWDKEEEEGDKIPDNLDEDMESGSDM; this is encoded by the exons ATGATGAAACCAGCgttaaaaaagaaat TGCATTCACTTCCTGCTCCAGAAAGTGATAGCGACTCACTGGAAGACGACGATGTcagtggtgatgatggtgaagagTTTCTTTCCGATGAGGAATATCCCATGTCGGAAGACGAACTGGATGACACTGATGGCGAAGGTGATGACGGTGTACCAGGCGATGGAGCATACCAATCGGGTGAAACCACCAAATGGGCAAAAGCAATGGCAAAGTTCCTGCGCAAAGCTCCCGATGCAAACATTCTCTCGAAAGTGACCACAGACGAGCAGAAGGAACGCCAAAAGAAACAGACCAAGGAGTACGAATTCGATGTGGTCAGTGCTGAGGGAACAGTTGAAAAGGAAGCTGATGCAACGAAGAGCGATACGGAAGAAAAACCGACCAATTTAAAGCTTGCCCAAGAGCTACTGCGACAGCGGGCGGCACTGAAAAAGCTGCGACAGAAAGACATTCTTGGGTTGCGGGTACGCCCGTCCATACATGATCATGAGCGGGAAAGAACGTTGCGCAAAGTGGCCACCAAGGGTACGGTGCAACTATTCAACGCTGTTCGTCAGCAGCAGAAGGAAGTGAATCGAAGGTTGGAAGAAGCCGGCAAGCTGGAATACAAGCGTGATAAGGTGCTCAAGAGCCTTAATAGGAAGGAGTTTTTGGATGTGCTTATGAGTGGGCCACGAGCTAAATCGGAACTGGTGGATAATTTGGTGAAAaaggaggaggacgaggaTGAAGACGGCATCAAATCGGAAGTAGATTCGGAAGATGAGCCCAAGTCGACGTGGGGTGCACTGCGAGCCGATTTCCTCACGGGGAAGAAATCGGGCTGGGAtaaggaggaggaagagggtGATAAGATTCCGGACAATCTGGATGAAGATATGGAATCAGGTTCGGATAtgtag
- the LOC126558093 gene encoding RAB6A-GEF complex partner protein 2 — protein MIEINAKLLRDQSAVFMCGEVVECLIDFIHPSLPEHKISQSNSDILENLAWATVQLHCYCNASFNEKSSTNDAVSNRNVGGSTSLNASNQLKGEVLHSTEPKILFCDLRLSPGEAKQFLYRETVPLNTPPTYRGIRVKYYYKITVATQRLGSTVQALNIPIRVLPLPLPQSDLDEAITLNDESNEDLAPNNPFLEKKRPPSRIEYALHYLRGVTARRRPNFFMINNKWGKVGRFCLFKAAYKLGEDIVATIDFSCGTIKCVQLSVTLQCEETELNTTPITSTGVKNELAVSDAAAATDNSTEAANEPAERHKNISRVTNYSKHHEVCLGMLQTQVILPIPLHVTPTFRTELVEVSWRLHFQFVTSTNQELSSEMLLDRSNENEEELEWVAPTDIAIETMIWSLPITIYPTAPLQIPQPCGEYKLNIK, from the exons ATGATCGAAATTAACGCAAAATTACTACGCGATCAAAGCGCGGTGTTCATGTGTGGGGAAGTCGTTGAGTGTTTAATCGatttcattcatccatcactTCCAGAGCATAAAATTTCCCAGAGCAATAG cgatattttggaaaatctaGCCTGGGCCACGGTACAACTGCACTGCTACTGCAATGCTTCTTTCAATGAGAAATCATCGACCAACGATGCCGTGTCGAATCGGAACGTTGGCGGCAGCACTTCGCTGAACGCGAGCAATCAACTCAAGGGTGAGGTGCTACactcaaccgaaccgaaaattCTGTTCTGCGACCTACGGCTTTCCCCCGGCGAGGCAAAGCAGT TTCTTTATCGTGAAACGGTTCCACTTAACACGCCACCCACGTACCGTGGGATTCGCGTGAAGTATTATTACAAAATAACAGTGGCCACACAGCGGCTAGGTTCGACCGTGCAGGCTCTTAACATTCCCATTCGTGTGCTTCCGCTTCCGCTGCCCCAGAGCGATCTTGACGAAGCGATCACACTGAACGACGAATCGAACGAAGATCTAGCACCGAACAATCCGTTTCTGGAGAAGAAACGGCCACCGTCACGCATCGAGTACGCGTTACACTACTTACGGGGTGTGACTGCTCGCCGCCGGCCCAACTTCTTCATGATCAACAACAAATGGGGCAAGGTGGGTCGTTTCTGCCTGTTCAAGGCGGCGTACAAGCTTGGCGAGGATATTGTGGCTACGATCGATTTTAGTTGTGGAACGATCAAATGTGTCCAGCTGTCGGTGACGTTGCAGTGTGAagaaactgaactgaacaccACCCCAATCACGTCCACGGGTGTAAAGAATGAGTTGGCCGTatcggatgctgctgctgcgactgATAACTCCACGGAAGCGGCAAATGAACCGGCAGAACGTCACAAGAATATCTCACGCGTAACGAACTACAGCAAACATCACGAAGTTTGTCTGGGGATGTTGCAAACGCAAGTGATCCTACCCATTCCGCTACACGTAACGCCCACCTTCCGTACGGAACTGGTGGAGGTCAGTTGGCGATTGCACTTTCAGTTCGTGACGAGCACGAATCAGGAATTGAGCAGCGAAATGTTGCTTGATCGAAGCAACGAAAATGAAGAGGAGCTGGAATGGGTTGCACCGACCGACATTGCGATCGAGACCATGATTTGGAGTTTGCCAATTACGATCTACCCGACGGCACCGTTACAAATACCGCAGCCCTGTGGAGAATATAagctaaatataaaataa